From Mycobacterium lacus, one genomic window encodes:
- a CDS encoding patatin-like phospholipase family protein, translating into MTSRRALVLAGGGLAGIAWETGVLCGIADESPAAARLLLDSDVLVGTSAGAAVAAAISGGRPLDELFARQVAETSAEIDPGVDIDAVTELFLAALGDSRTSHREQRERMKRIGAVALATQTVAEPVRRAVIAQRLPSHRWPDRVLRVTAIDVATGELVVFDRDSGVDLVDAVAASCAVPGAWPPATIAGRRYMDGGVGSSINLGAADDCEVAVVFVPAGADAPSPFGAGPAAEIAAFRGTAFAVFADGDSLAAFGPNPLDPRCRIGSARAGREQGRREAKVITRALGI; encoded by the coding sequence ATGACCAGTAGGCGCGCGCTGGTGTTGGCCGGCGGGGGCCTGGCGGGAATCGCCTGGGAGACAGGCGTTCTGTGCGGCATCGCCGACGAGTCGCCCGCGGCTGCCCGGCTGCTGCTGGATTCGGATGTGCTGGTCGGGACGTCGGCCGGGGCCGCGGTCGCCGCGGCGATCAGCGGCGGTCGCCCGCTCGACGAGTTGTTCGCCCGGCAAGTCGCCGAGACGTCGGCCGAGATCGATCCCGGCGTCGACATCGATGCCGTCACCGAACTCTTCCTGGCCGCGTTGGGCGATTCGCGCACCTCGCACCGGGAGCAACGGGAGCGTATGAAACGCATCGGGGCGGTGGCGCTGGCGACGCAAACCGTTGCCGAACCCGTCCGTCGCGCGGTCATCGCGCAGCGCCTGCCGTCGCACCGCTGGCCGGACCGGGTGCTGCGGGTCACGGCGATCGACGTCGCCACCGGCGAACTGGTCGTCTTCGACCGAGATTCAGGTGTTGATCTGGTCGACGCGGTGGCGGCCAGTTGCGCAGTGCCGGGGGCGTGGCCGCCGGCGACGATCGCCGGTCGACGCTACATGGACGGCGGCGTGGGTAGCTCGATCAACCTCGGCGCCGCCGACGACTGCGAGGTGGCGGTGGTGTTCGTGCCCGCCGGCGCGGACGCGCCGTCGCCGTTCGGGGCCGGGCCGGCCGCCGAGATCGCGGCGTTTCGCGGAACGGCGTTCGCCGTGTTCGCCGACGGCGATTCGTTGGCGGCCTTCGGGCCCAACCCGCTGGATCCGCGCTGCCGCATCGGCTCGGCGCGGGCCGGGCGTGAGCAGGGCCGCCGGGAAGCCAAGGTCATCACGCGCGCGCTGGGGATCTGA
- a CDS encoding patatin-like phospholipase family protein codes for MPMPAAVRSRGSSTPRVALALGSGGARGYAHIGVIETLRERGYDIVGIAGSSMGAVVGGVQAAGRLTELADWAKSLTQRTILRLLDPSITAAGVLRAEKILDAVRDIVGPVCIERLPIPFTAVATDLLTGKSVWFQRGPLDEAIRASIAIPGVIAPHEVDGRLLADGGILDPLPMAPIAGVNADLTIAVSLNGSDAGPPRDAEPGVTAEWLNRMVRSTSALFDATAARSLLDRPTARAVLSRFGAAAPDTWSEDSDVDPSPTTRDDPAETSAAPEVPKMGSFEVMNRTIDIAQSALARHTLAAYPADLLIEVPRSTCRSLEFHRAVEVIAVGRALATRALDALEIEAEKPAPPAIDG; via the coding sequence ATGCCCATGCCGGCAGCCGTGCGCTCACGCGGGTCGTCGACGCCTCGCGTCGCGTTGGCGCTCGGCAGCGGCGGCGCCCGCGGGTACGCCCACATCGGAGTGATCGAGACGCTGCGCGAACGGGGTTACGACATCGTCGGGATCGCGGGTTCGTCGATGGGAGCGGTGGTCGGCGGCGTGCAAGCGGCCGGACGACTCACCGAGCTCGCGGACTGGGCGAAGTCGTTGACACAGCGCACCATACTGCGACTGCTCGACCCGTCGATCACCGCGGCCGGAGTGCTGCGGGCCGAGAAGATTCTGGACGCGGTGCGCGACATCGTCGGCCCCGTCTGCATCGAGCGACTGCCCATCCCGTTCACCGCGGTGGCGACCGACCTATTGACCGGCAAGTCGGTGTGGTTCCAGCGCGGGCCGCTCGACGAGGCGATCCGGGCGTCCATTGCGATACCTGGAGTGATCGCCCCGCACGAAGTCGACGGCCGACTGCTCGCCGATGGCGGAATCCTGGACCCGCTGCCGATGGCACCGATCGCCGGGGTCAACGCCGACCTGACCATCGCGGTGAGCCTTAACGGCAGTGACGCCGGGCCCCCTCGCGATGCGGAGCCGGGAGTCACCGCGGAGTGGTTGAACCGCATGGTGCGCAGCACCTCCGCGCTGTTCGACGCCACCGCCGCCCGGTCGCTGCTCGACCGGCCGACGGCGCGGGCGGTGCTCAGTCGGTTCGGCGCGGCGGCCCCGGATACCTGGTCGGAAGACAGCGACGTCGACCCGAGCCCGACGACCCGCGACGACCCCGCGGAAACGTCCGCCGCTCCGGAAGTCCCCAAGATGGGCAGCTTCGAGGTGATGAATCGAACGATCGACATCGCCCAATCCGCGCTGGCGCGCCACACGCTGGCGGCCTATCCGGCCGACTTGCTGATCGAGGTGCCGCGCTCGACATGCCGAAGCCTGGAGTTCCACCGGGCGGTGGAAGTCATCGCCGTCGGCCGCGCCCTGGCCACCCGTGCCCTGGACGCGCTCGAAATCGAAGCGGAGAAGCCGGCCCCGCCCGCGATCGACGGCTGA
- a CDS encoding lipoprotein LpqV: MRWSRPDTLQWGMVAAAACLSAVTGCSHSGVSGTDSSSSVPSSNVSSSLPAGAVGISPTGVTTRVDVPAESTEEEYFQACHAAKIWMEAQVRPEGTPKSLVEPYLAMVQASKSGAAGSWNVRWADLTPARQAAVITAARAAANAECG; the protein is encoded by the coding sequence GTGCGCTGGAGCCGTCCTGACACCCTGCAATGGGGGATGGTCGCAGCAGCGGCATGCTTGTCGGCCGTCACCGGCTGCTCGCATAGCGGCGTCAGCGGCACGGATTCATCCTCGTCGGTGCCGTCATCGAACGTTTCCAGTTCGCTGCCGGCGGGGGCCGTTGGCATCTCCCCCACCGGGGTAACGACCAGGGTCGACGTGCCCGCGGAGTCGACCGAAGAGGAGTATTTCCAGGCCTGCCACGCCGCAAAGATCTGGATGGAGGCCCAAGTCCGGCCCGAAGGGACCCCAAAGTCGTTGGTCGAGCCCTACCTGGCGATGGTTCAGGCATCGAAATCCGGCGCCGCCGGTAGCTGGAATGTCCGGTGGGCAGATCTAACCCCAGCCAGGCAGGCGGCCGTGATCACCGCCGCGCGGGCCGCCGCCAACGCCGAATGCGGGTAG
- a CDS encoding cysteine dioxygenase, whose amino-acid sequence MALPLVTPTIAAPAAGPTRLRVPDLLHATDQAADEVLSGRRDHLLPEGGLPTTERWFTRIHGDDELDVWLISWVPGHATELHDHGGSLGALTVLSGSLNEFRWDGRRLRRRRLDAGDQAGFPLGWVHDVVWAPRPAVIAGPVEPTLSVHAYSPPLTAMSYYEVTERNRLRRRRTELTDQPEGP is encoded by the coding sequence ATGGCTCTGCCTCTTGTCACGCCCACCATCGCAGCCCCTGCTGCTGGGCCCACGCGGCTGCGGGTGCCCGACCTGCTACACGCCACCGACCAAGCCGCCGACGAGGTGCTCAGCGGGCGCCGCGACCACCTGCTGCCCGAGGGCGGGCTCCCGACGACCGAGCGTTGGTTCACCCGCATCCATGGTGACGACGAACTGGACGTCTGGCTGATCAGCTGGGTTCCCGGCCACGCCACCGAATTGCACGACCACGGCGGATCGCTCGGTGCGCTGACCGTGCTGTCCGGGTCGCTCAACGAATTCCGTTGGGACGGCCGGCGGCTGCGGCGCCGCCGGCTCGATGCCGGCGATCAGGCCGGGTTCCCGCTGGGCTGGGTGCACGACGTGGTGTGGGCGCCCCGGCCCGCCGTGATCGCCGGACCCGTGGAACCGACCCTGAGCGTGCACGCCTATTCCCCGCCGCTGACCGCGATGTCGTACTACGAGGTCACCGAGCGCAACAGGCTGCGCCGCCGGCGCACCGAATTGACCGACCAACCCGAGGGCCCGTGA
- a CDS encoding rhodanese-like domain-containing protein: MSRIDGVLDAARGRYRRLLARQVPEALRRGAVLVDIRPAAQRAREGEVPGALVIERNVLEWRCDPTSDARLPQAVGDDVEWVIVCSQGYTSSLAAAALLDLGLHRATDVVGGYHALAAAGVLAELSR, encoded by the coding sequence ATGAGCCGCATCGACGGGGTGCTGGACGCCGCCCGAGGCCGCTACCGCCGCCTTCTCGCCCGCCAGGTGCCCGAGGCGCTGCGGCGCGGCGCGGTGCTTGTCGACATCCGGCCCGCGGCCCAACGCGCCCGCGAAGGCGAGGTGCCGGGTGCGCTGGTGATCGAACGCAACGTGCTGGAATGGCGCTGCGACCCGACCAGCGACGCGCGGCTGCCGCAGGCCGTCGGCGACGACGTCGAGTGGGTGATCGTGTGCTCGCAGGGCTACACCTCCAGCCTGGCCGCGGCCGCGCTGCTGGACCTGGGTCTGCATCGCGCGACCGATGTTGTCGGCGGCTACCACGCGCTGGCCGCGGCGGGCGTGCTGGCCGAGCTGAGCCGGTAG
- a CDS encoding PE family protein — MSFVLVSPSQLMAASADLAGIGSAIGAANAAALTPTAALAAAGGDEVSAAIAALFSTHALDYQKLSAQAALFHEQFVQALTAAAGSYASAEATNVEQQVLGAINAPTQALFGRPLIGNGADGTAANPNGGAGGLLYGNGGNGFSQTTAGLAGGAGGSAGLIGNGGNGGAGGAGAAGGAGGNGGWLYGSGGNGGAGGAGAAGAANVAGGIGGAGGSTGLFGNGGAGGVGGDGGQGGNGVGNGAGGAKGGAGGAGGAGGNGGWIYGQGGAGGDGGTGGAGGTGAAATSFGLPGAAGGNGGAGGQGGNGGSAGWLFGSGGDAGNGGGGGNAGAGGNAFTGGGAGGAGGTGGTAGGGGNGGQGALLFGHGGNAGNGGDGGNGAAGGVGGDNFPGTGGKGGTGGAGGDAGAGGNGGGGGLLYGNGGNGGNGGNGGAGNLGGKGGQGTFPDGNGGSGGVGGVGGNAGDGGNGGSSGWLSGSGGHGGGGGNAGAGGNGGGGGDSNNLGTAPGGGGAGGDTGNAGNGGGGGSAGRLIGDGGTGGAGGIGSIGGAGGSGGTNTATGFQAAGGNGGNGHAGGSGGNGGGAGLLGSGGDGGTGGNGSQGGLGAPVGGTDGNGGNGGDGGTGGDAQLIGDGGNGGDGGTGGAGQASGLDGAGGAGGSGGLIFGNSGTTGQ; from the coding sequence GTGTCGTTTGTACTGGTATCTCCGTCGCAGTTGATGGCCGCATCGGCTGATCTGGCTGGTATTGGGTCTGCGATCGGCGCGGCCAACGCGGCCGCCCTGACCCCGACAGCGGCGCTGGCCGCAGCCGGGGGCGATGAAGTCTCAGCAGCGATCGCGGCACTGTTTTCCACCCACGCCCTGGACTATCAAAAGCTCAGCGCGCAGGCCGCACTGTTTCATGAGCAGTTCGTACAGGCGTTGACCGCTGCTGCGGGATCGTATGCCAGCGCCGAGGCAACCAACGTCGAGCAGCAGGTGCTGGGCGCGATCAATGCCCCCACCCAGGCCCTGTTCGGGCGCCCGCTGATCGGCAACGGCGCCGACGGGACCGCGGCCAATCCCAACGGTGGCGCCGGTGGGTTGTTATACGGCAACGGCGGCAACGGCTTCTCGCAAACCACCGCCGGACTGGCCGGGGGTGCCGGCGGGTCGGCCGGGCTGATCGGCAATGGCGGTAACGGTGGCGCTGGCGGGGCCGGCGCGGCCGGCGGCGCGGGCGGCAACGGTGGGTGGCTTTACGGCAGCGGCGGCAACGGCGGGGCCGGCGGTGCTGGGGCCGCGGGTGCGGCCAATGTTGCCGGCGGCATCGGCGGGGCCGGGGGATCGACCGGATTGTTCGGCAACGGTGGGGCCGGCGGTGTCGGCGGCGACGGCGGACAAGGCGGCAACGGCGTCGGCAACGGCGCCGGCGGCGCCAAGGGCGGCGCCGGCGGCGCCGGCGGCGCGGGCGGCAACGGCGGCTGGATCTACGGCCAAGGCGGCGCCGGTGGTGACGGCGGAACCGGCGGCGCCGGCGGGACCGGCGCCGCCGCCACTTCCTTCGGCCTACCCGGTGCGGCCGGCGGCAATGGCGGCGCCGGCGGGCAAGGCGGCAACGGCGGGTCGGCCGGCTGGCTATTCGGCAGCGGCGGCGACGCCGGCAACGGTGGCGGCGGCGGCAACGCCGGGGCTGGCGGCAACGCTTTCACTGGCGGCGGCGCCGGTGGTGCCGGCGGGACCGGCGGCACCGCCGGTGGCGGCGGAAACGGCGGCCAAGGCGCCTTGCTGTTCGGCCACGGCGGCAACGCTGGCAACGGCGGTGACGGCGGCAACGGGGCAGCCGGCGGCGTCGGCGGCGACAATTTCCCTGGCACTGGCGGTAAGGGTGGCACCGGTGGCGCCGGTGGCGACGCTGGAGCCGGCGGCAACGGCGGCGGCGGTGGCCTGCTGTACGGCAACGGCGGCAACGGCGGCAACGGCGGCAACGGCGGCGCCGGCAACCTCGGCGGCAAGGGCGGCCAGGGAACATTCCCCGACGGAAACGGAGGGAGCGGTGGCGTTGGTGGTGTCGGCGGCAACGCCGGCGACGGCGGCAACGGCGGGTCATCCGGCTGGCTGTCGGGCAGCGGCGGCCACGGCGGCGGCGGCGGCAACGCCGGCGCCGGCGGCAACGGCGGCGGCGGCGGCGACAGCAACAATCTCGGCACCGCTCCCGGTGGTGGCGGCGCCGGCGGTGACACCGGCAACGCCGGCAACGGCGGCGGCGGCGGATCGGCCGGAAGGCTAATCGGCGACGGCGGCACCGGCGGCGCCGGTGGAATCGGCAGCATCGGCGGGGCCGGCGGCAGCGGCGGCACCAACACCGCGACCGGGTTCCAAGCTGCCGGCGGTAACGGCGGCAACGGCCACGCGGGAGGTAGCGGCGGCAACGGCGGCGGCGCCGGCCTGCTCGGCAGCGGCGGCGACGGCGGAACCGGCGGCAACGGCAGCCAAGGCGGCCTGGGCGCGCCCGTCGGTGGCACCGACGGCAACGGCGGCAACGGCGGCGACGGCGGAACCGGCGGCGACGCCCAATTGATCGGCGATGGCGGCAACGGCGGCGACGGTGGAACCGGCGGCGCCGGCCAGGCCTCCGGGCTCGACGGCGCCGGGGGCGCCGGCGGAAGCGGCGGACTGATCTTCGGCAACTCCGGCACCACCGGGCAATGA